One window of Papaver somniferum cultivar HN1 chromosome 9, ASM357369v1, whole genome shotgun sequence genomic DNA carries:
- the LOC113308794 gene encoding uncharacterized protein LOC113308794 has product MFIGMIDFGLLHMCASSEECLYGGLHFAPVIFNPRKQFEAINRLYFFTHLTQFTSICVISSSDKHTRLIFDRGREFDESVSMDKYNDDFGHKLNLELGCVLKLLFSDSNVFEIVKDGDDYCDNELYVKRTKRSQGTGIIGSIFTSLWFNMDEIMMNRELTEQMHNCRRCCFNGVIAHLILQLRHGLLTVSKNMICMIWFLPFSTLSNYIQDNIVSLFQYLQGLDYGCRVFDRGKDFQYMSYSLLLFCHGILSSRYNGFCVC; this is encoded by the coding sequence ATGTTCATAGGAATGATTGATTTCGGGTTGCTTCATATGTGTGCAAGTAGTGAAGAATGTTTATATGGTGGTCTACATTTTGCTCCAGtgatattcaatcctagaaagCAGTTTGAAGCTATTAACAGGTTGTATTTCTTCACACACCTAACTCAATTTACTTCGATATGTGTTATTTCATCTAGTGATAAGCATACTAGACTGATATTTGATCGAGGAAGAGAGTTTGATGAGTCTGTTTCAATGGATAAATACAATGATGATTTTGGTCATAAACTGAATCTAGAACTTGGGTGTGTTTTGAAATTGTTGTTTTCTGATTCTAatgtgtttgaaattgttaaagATGGTGACGATTATTGTGACAATGAATTGTATGTGAAAAGGACCAAAAGGTCACAAGGAACTGGTATAATTGGTAGTATCTTCACATCTTTATGGTTCAACATGGATGAAATTATGATGAACCGAGAGTTAACCGAACAAATGCATAATTGTAGAAGATGTTGTTTCAATGGTGTTATAGCTCATCTAATCTTACAGTTGAGGCATGGGTTACTTACTGTATCGAAAAATATGATATGTATGATCTGGTTTCTTCCATTTAGTACATTGTCTAACTATATTCAGGACAATATTGTATCTCTATTCCAGTATCTTCAAGGTCTGGATTATGGATGTAGGGTGTTCGACCGCGGCAAGGATTTTCAGTATATGAGCTACTCGCTACTCTTGTTTTGCCATGGTATTCTTTCATCAAGATACAATGGGTTTTGTGTTTGCTGA